A window from Montipora capricornis isolate CH-2021 chromosome 7, ASM3666992v2, whole genome shotgun sequence encodes these proteins:
- the LOC138057680 gene encoding uncharacterized protein, which yields MNDFSYQQDGLRVWKAFQLGPGKLIPWDEIYIKHQGATDLITEQENFGFTPRVTHGSAHDSGDAESSSELGPVLECPEAACARTFRSVQEMELHVSVGQHTESMYDKLKRGWVEKFSSLTLSEGDSTNVIERQGSEPFQSNLSEGWALHKPKGGAVRFSEKVRQYLTSKFEIGEQSGRKEDPMKVSQDMRKAKGENGERLFSREEWLTKAQIQGFFSRLSSSRRRRAGPSPSTAADDKSDEELIDEEEVSHMTTLESVVTEIGLTHPIVYDIYDLCDYVKKEKLNHFTVSML from the coding sequence ATGAACGACTTTTCATATCAACAAGACGGTCTCAGAGTGTGGAAGGCATTCCAACTTGGCCCTGGCAAACTCATTCCGTGGGATGAAATTTATATTAAGCATCAAGGCGCCACCGATCTTATAACAGAACAGGAGAATTTTGGCTTCACTCCGAGAGTAACGCATGGAAGTGCGCATGATAGTGGTGATGCAGAAAGCAGCAGTGAATTGGGGCCAGTGTTGGAATGCCCAGAAGCAGCATGTGCTAGAACATTCAGATCTGTCCAAGAAATGGAGCTGCACGTATCTGTTGGACAACATACAGAGAGTATGTACGACAAACTCAAACGAGGCTGGGTTGAAAAATTCTCATCCCTTACCCTTTCAGAAGGTGACAGTACCAATGTTATCGAGAGACAGGGTAGCGAACCTTTCCAGTCGAATTTAAGTGAAGGATGGGCACTTCATAAGCCAAAAGGTGGCGCTGTTCGCTTCTCAGAGAAAGTAAGGCAGTATCTCACCTCCAAGTTTGAAATTGGTGAACAATCTGGAAGGAAAGAGGATCCGATGAAAGTCTCGCAAGATATGAGGAAAGCGAAGGGGGAAAACGGAGAGCGCCTGTTTTCCCGGGAAGAGTGGCTAACCAAAGCCCAAATACAAGGCTTTTTCTCCCGTTTGTCCTCCTCGAGAAGGAGACGGGCAGGTCCGTCTCCTAGCACCGCGGCTGACGATAAATCTGACGAGGAATTAATTGACGAGGAAGAAGTGAGTCACATGACCACCCTCGAATCAGTTGTAACAGAAATTGGCTTAACGCATCCGATTGTCTATGACATTTATGACTTGTGTGACTACGTCAAGAAGGAAAAATTGAACCATTTTACTGTTTCCATGCTTTAG